ATGAACTTGCCCAGCAGCGCCCTGGCGTTGGCGTTCTCCACACCCTCCAGCTGCACcacttgctgctgctgctgctgcagctccagcttCGTGACCCGGGTCAGGCAGGACTCCACGGCCTcctgtggggcagaggggtgggttGTGGGAGGGGGCCACGCACGGCGTGCCCTTGCCAAAGGCCAGGCAGGGATAGGCTGAGCTGCTGCAGCTGGGGGCAGAGCCCTTTACTTATGACTAGTTGGGGAGGCTGGTAGAAAAATGGAGTCTTGCTTGCCACGGGAAGAGGAGGAGCTGACCCAACCCCAGCTTCCTCTGGAGGCACTTGGAAACCCCCACTATTCACTGGCAAGGCTGCCAGCCAAGGTCTGGGTGCACAGCAGCCCTCTCCAGTCAGTTTGCCTGTGCACAGGGCACACTCTCTGCCCCGGGCCTGCCTTGCTcctctctctaccccaccccacacTGCCCTCTTCATCCATGTGCCCATCCGTCTGCCCCAGCTGATGGAACTGTCTGTGCCCATCATCCCCCACTTTGTAAATCCTCACCCTCTGGCTGCTGCCAGCTCTATCAGCACATCTGGGACCTCCCCAGGCTGGGGCCCTGGTTGTACCTGGATGTCCCGAGCCCTCTCGTAGGACTGGTAGGCCACCTTCTCCTCCATGCTGGCCAGCTCCTGCTTCAGGTTGGTCATCTCATTCTGGTGAAGCTCAGTCAGGTCGTTCAGCTGCTCCTCCAGCCGTTCGTacctggcagagggagaaggtgggataccagccctggctcccgagccccctcccccccaggatCAGTTCCATTCGTTCTCAACAATGACTTGGCCAGCCCCACGTGTCGCCCCGCCCCAGATGAAACACTGCGACAGCGAAAGGCACCGCTTCCACAGCACTTCTTAGCAGGTGCTGCGCTGAGCACTCCCCCCAGGTTATCTCACAGGACCGCCCCCGCAACCCCACAAGGTGAGCACTAGTCACCCCACCACAGAGGAGAAGATGGAGGCGCAGAGCGGCTCAGGCGTTTGCCCGGAGCTCAGGCCGTCACAGGGGCACAGTACGACCCGTGCTCTGAAAGCACAGATATGGAAAGACGATTCTTAGGTGGGGGTGGTTAGTTATCAGGCAGGGCTCCCTGCAGTTTTCTAAACATTCCTCATACATATAAACAAGACCAAGTGCTAGGGATAGAAACCCTAAGAACTCAGGGAGCAAGTGCCAATGCCACACGAGAGGCATGGAGCAGAAGAGCagggtggccagaggggaggagggacctGCTCGAGTCACACTGGCCGTGACAGGCATTCACACCCTTTAACTTCACAGGTTTGGCCTCATTTACTTCTCAGATGCTTCGAGTGGGGATTCACGTTATTCTCGCCTCCCAGACGAGGAAACCAGGTGCAGAGTGCATTGAGGACTTCGCTCAAGGTGGATAGTAGacagtagagctgggatttgaacccaggtagcctggctccagagtcagGGCTTGTAATCAGAGGAGAAGCTATGCACCTGGTCCCTACCTCAGCTTTCCCTTCTGCACACTGACCACATAAGCATCAAGTAGGGATGCTCACAGCTCCTGAGACAGGCAGAGCCTTCCTTCGATAGGGCCTgcactcccacctcccagctgcTCAGACCAATCTAGAGGAAGGCTCCTCAGCACCTCTCCCTGGTCCCTCCCAGCAGCCCAGGACCCTTCAGATGCTCTTCCACCTGCCTCTACAGCCCTGCATCTGAAACCTGGTGCTTGTCACCTCACGTCTGGGCTCGCTGGGTGGTGGCGAGGGTGGAGGAGGCACCTACCTGTAGCGCTCCTCCTGCAGGCACTGGGTCATGTAGGTGTAGTCCCTTTGCAGCTGAGCCTTCAGGTCCTCCATTGAGTCCTCCAGGTGGGACTGTCCCTCCTTGATCTCCCGCAGCTCTTCCAGCAGAGCATCCAGGTTTCCAGGGGCCCCATACAGTGTGTTCGACTTGGGGCTCCCCAGCGCCCCAGCGGGCCCAGCCCCAGAGTTACTGCCGGCCCCGGCCGAGCTGGCACTGGCGCTGGAGCACTCATCATCGCTGCCGTACTTGGGGCTGGACACGAGCGTGGCACTGCCACTCAGCGCCCGGGCCGCCTCCTCAGGAGGCCCGTCTTCCAGAGGGTCCTTCAGGTGGGCAATGTTGTCGGCGCTGCCAAACTTGTTGCGGATCAGGCTGGCAAATTCCCGGGGCTTGGACACCACGGCGGTGTGGGTGGCCTGCGAGAGGCCGGAGAGGCTGCCCTTGACGCCCTCCACCACGCCGCCCCCGAAGCCACTGATGCCTGCACGCATGTTGGCGCCCACGTCCTTCAGCCCCTGCTGCATGTCCCGCAGCACGTCCTTGGGCTGCCGCGAGGGCCCGTTCTGCTCGATCTCCCGCAGGCGCCGGCGGTAGTGCTCCAGCTTCTTGTGCAGCTGGGCGATGGTCTGGGCAGACTTCTGGTTCTTCTTCTCGAACACCTGCTTGATGCGTGACACCTGCTGCTTGTCCG
The sequence above is drawn from the Desmodus rotundus isolate HL8 chromosome 12, HLdesRot8A.1, whole genome shotgun sequence genome and encodes:
- the TMCC2 gene encoding transmembrane and coiled-coil domains protein 2 isoform X3, which translates into the protein MCTRVASCHTWMSSCTLNSQQQQLDSGTGRAGCAAPRQSSVYPPGEPFCLLPDGKEQHRPQGRGKYPRAIRPNPRLGLRLEMAAAAEPGSSGTPARRPRLLSASPMLPRDCDPGALAQPAESWGPRAPGTPSPAQLREMVLTQVDKGDLVALSLPGGPGHGDTDIPISLDVPDGTPDPQRTKAAIDHLHQKILKITEQIKIEQEARDDNVAEYLKLANNADKQQVSRIKQVFEKKNQKSAQTIAQLHKKLEHYRRRLREIEQNGPSRQPKDVLRDMQQGLKDVGANMRAGISGFGGGVVEGVKGSLSGLSQATHTAVVSKPREFASLIRNKFGSADNIAHLKDPLEDGPPEEAARALSGSATLVSSPKYGSDDECSSASASSAGAGSNSGAGPAGALGSPKSNTLYGAPGNLDALLEELREIKEGQSHLEDSMEDLKAQLQRDYTYMTQCLQEERYRYERLEEQLNDLTELHQNEMTNLKQELASMEEKVAYQSYERARDIQEAVESCLTRVTKLELQQQQQQVVQLEGVENANARALLGKFINVILALMAVLLVFVSTIANFITPLMKTRLRITSTALLVLMLFLLWKHWDSLTYLLEHVLLPS
- the TMCC2 gene encoding transmembrane and coiled-coil domains protein 2 isoform X2, which produces MFGHGLKHLFHSRRRSREREHQTSQDSQQQQQQGVSDHDSPDEKERSPEMHRVSYAMSLHDLPARPTAFNRVLQQIRSRPSIKRGASLHSSSGGSSGGGSRRAKSSSLEPQRGSPHLLRKAPQDSSLAAILHQHQCRPRSSSTTDTALLLADGGNVYLLAEETEGIGDKVDKGDLVALSLPGGPGHGDTDIPISLDVPDGTPDPQRTKAAIDHLHQKILKITEQIKIEQEARDDNVAEYLKLANNADKQQVSRIKQVFEKKNQKSAQTIAQLHKKLEHYRRRLREIEQNGPSRQPKDVLRDMQQGLKDVGANMRAGISGFGGGVVEGVKGSLSGLSQATHTAVVSKPREFASLIRNKFGSADNIAHLKDPLEDGPPEEAARALSGSATLVSSPKYGSDDECSSASASSAGAGSNSGAGPAGALGSPKSNTLYGAPGNLDALLEELREIKEGQSHLEDSMEDLKAQLQRDYTYMTQCLQEERYRYERLEEQLNDLTELHQNEMTNLKQELASMEEKVAYQSYERARDIQEAVESCLTRVTKLELQQQQQQVVQLEGVENANARALLGKFINVILALMAVLLVFVSTIANFITPLMKTRLRITSTALLVLMLFLLWKHWDSLTYLLEHVLLPS
- the TMCC2 gene encoding transmembrane and coiled-coil domains protein 2 isoform X4, with amino-acid sequence MKRKRLLTTPESWKVDKGDLVALSLPGGPGHGDTDIPISLDVPDGTPDPQRTKAAIDHLHQKILKITEQIKIEQEARDDNVAEYLKLANNADKQQVSRIKQVFEKKNQKSAQTIAQLHKKLEHYRRRLREIEQNGPSRQPKDVLRDMQQGLKDVGANMRAGISGFGGGVVEGVKGSLSGLSQATHTAVVSKPREFASLIRNKFGSADNIAHLKDPLEDGPPEEAARALSGSATLVSSPKYGSDDECSSASASSAGAGSNSGAGPAGALGSPKSNTLYGAPGNLDALLEELREIKEGQSHLEDSMEDLKAQLQRDYTYMTQCLQEERYRYERLEEQLNDLTELHQNEMTNLKQELASMEEKVAYQSYERARDIQEAVESCLTRVTKLELQQQQQQVVQLEGVENANARALLGKFINVILALMAVLLVFVSTIANFITPLMKTRLRITSTALLVLMLFLLWKHWDSLTYLLEHVLLPS
- the TMCC2 gene encoding transmembrane and coiled-coil domains protein 2 isoform X5, producing the protein MKAKEEEAAVDKGDLVALSLPGGPGHGDTDIPISLDVPDGTPDPQRTKAAIDHLHQKILKITEQIKIEQEARDDNVAEYLKLANNADKQQVSRIKQVFEKKNQKSAQTIAQLHKKLEHYRRRLREIEQNGPSRQPKDVLRDMQQGLKDVGANMRAGISGFGGGVVEGVKGSLSGLSQATHTAVVSKPREFASLIRNKFGSADNIAHLKDPLEDGPPEEAARALSGSATLVSSPKYGSDDECSSASASSAGAGSNSGAGPAGALGSPKSNTLYGAPGNLDALLEELREIKEGQSHLEDSMEDLKAQLQRDYTYMTQCLQEERYRYERLEEQLNDLTELHQNEMTNLKQELASMEEKVAYQSYERARDIQEAVESCLTRVTKLELQQQQQQVVQLEGVENANARALLGKFINVILALMAVLLVFVSTIANFITPLMKTRLRITSTALLVLMLFLLWKHWDSLTYLLEHVLLPS